The Nymphaea colorata isolate Beijing-Zhang1983 chromosome 7, ASM883128v2, whole genome shotgun sequence DNA window TCAACTGATTTCTCGTTTAAGATAGTTATAGTGCCGCcctacaatttttttataaaatttgaagagAGATTTTCATCCAACGATTCTAGTTTTAGTCCACTTATGCCCATCAAACACTGAACTTTATTCTTGAAAAACTTCTTTCAGGAAAGCAAACGTTAAGCAAAAGTGGAATGGGTAGCAAAGTTTCCATGTCACTGATTTAAGGAAATTAATTCTAAAAACTTAATTCTATTTTAATATTTCCAATCTATCAAACTATGCCTTAAGGTTTTTAGATTGTGTGTGAGTTCTGTACGCCGCTCCATGTAGGCTGATGGTGAACCCTACTagcaatatgcatatttactttaatgtCTAAACATTACATGTGCACAACGAATATTCTTAATGatgtcgttatctcatacctttATCATTATACCCCATATTATTATTTCATCcccattatctcatacccttgTCATGATCATACTTCTATCGTTATCTCATAttcatgtcattatctcatacctattcTCTCATACATATGCTATCATCATACTTCTGTCATTGTTTCATACACATTACCTCATACCACTTAGCTCATATCCATAATGTATCATACATATTATCTTATATCCATGATATTGTCATATTCATAGCATTATCTTATACCCGTGTCGTTATAGTGTCTACGATAATGGCAGGGGGTGGCATGAGATAATGATGGACATGATATAATGACATCAGCATGAGATAGTGATAGAGATATGAGataataggtatgagataatgacctCAACATGAGATAGTGATAGAGATATGAGataataggtatgagataatgacaacaACATGAGATAAAGTGGATGAGATCACACCAGTGATATGAGATAATGTcaggggtatgagataacaacgtgagcaagaaaaaaaataatgatgcTTCTTTGCCAGTTAAGGTTGTTAAGGTCATGCTTTTTTGGCATATGAGCCTATACATGTGTGTGCTTATGGAGTTGGTATGGATCCTTCCATCAAGTGTTCAGCTACAGGAATGATGGAGCATTTCAATGAGACAAAATCCCCTTAAGATAACTGCTTCATGAATATGGTTCAAAGAtggagtagattcatagaacacctTAGAAAGATTTTTATGGCAGATTCACATAACAGTTACAAACTGTTCTACTTACCAAACGAGCCCCTAATGTCCCAAGTTAGCAATCTTTGAAGTGCTTTTTCCAATTTATTAATGTGAACAAATTGGTAGAAATAACACATATAATTGGTCAAATAGGTGAAAGGGTTTGGAGAGAGTTATGTGCAAATGGGTTAGTGTTTCAAAAGACATGCATAGAGAAATTTGGAAATGGCAGGGCCAAGGGTAGATAGCTATTCTTGCAGCAGAAATTCATGGAGACCCACATGAAGCTTGGATCAGTTTCAACAACCAGGCTGGAAAAAACAAGAGCCATGGAGGGCAAAAATATCCGCAGAAGTAGAAGACAgatgtatgtgaaacaagagaacaTGTGGGATTTTCTAGGCCTATACCGGTGATGGTTTATAGCGATGAAATATAGTGGTGTATGCCGTGAAGCATCTCTATATATCATGGCATGTATAGATCATAGGCATGTGTCGTTGGCACAAGAATTTGGTTTCAGGAGGTTAGGGCATGTGCCTAGGGTCTTCTTgcacatttctttcatttatagaGAGATCTGTGTGTTTTCTAGGGGAGATTAAGTTTGTTGATGCGTGTTTGAAGAGTTTCTTTGATGATTTTCTGCAAATGCTTGTGTTTGTCTCTTTGTCGACACTTTTTTAGGTCCACATGTCAGTGTTGTTCAATTCACCCCTTGAAAATCATGAGGATAGTAACAGAGGTATTACTCTGGATGcattatgtttttctcttacaaCCAAACATTTGATTTGACGAGATTGAGTCCAATACAAGAATCCATCACATGGGGTTGTTCTTTTTAGAAGGTGAAACTTTGTTAATTCTATAAGAAAGGAAATCAATGGAAAGAAAGGGATATGGAGAACGTGAAGATCCTGAAGCACAAGTAAAGCAGGAGGATCTTGCTGTTTAGCCAGCAGTTAAAGACCCAACGTTTTGCATCAATCATCTTAGTAACGacctctctttttccttcttcattccAACTCCAGATTTTATCTGTAATtagaatatgaaaattatggttttttttatggattgagtgattttcatgtttttcacaGTCTTTCATACTATATTTGAACATCAATAATGATAGTTCTTGTGTGTGCTTGTTGATGGAAACTTGAAGGATAAGCTATTTTGCATTCATCTTAGAAGTGTTGAAGAccattcttgaaataagaaaagattatttttttttgggaattAGCATGGGTGATGTGGCAGCCACATCACACAAGCAATGATGGCCATCTTTCCACCTAAGTGACCAACCATTGGTTGGTACATGCCACCTCACAAGGGTGGACCAGCCCAAGGAGGGagtttttctatttcaaaaactttagaaaaaaataaaaagcaagtgGGGCGCAACCCGCCCTTGCTCCTTGATTTTAGGCAAAATCaaagtcaaaaagaaaaaaagaaaaaaaatatattaaacccccgaggggggggaggggggacgATTTTCATTTTCTGACACTTGTGCTGTCTCTTTCCCTTCCTGTTTTGTTGCAGCcaagagaagaacaagaagaagaagaagaagaagagaaggaaacaAAGAGAGGAGCAACTGCCATTGTCCAAGCTAGCtagctctctccctctttctctcatttttgcatttctttGCTTCTGGATTTGCTAAGCTAAGGTACTTCATTGGACTCTTGCTTAGGATTTCTAGTAGCAAAATTATCTTTGTCTCCCATTTTTAGCAAGAAGATCCTCTTCTTTTAGCTTTGCTAAACTCGAATCCAGACTTGCATTCTTGCTTATGATTTTTTGATTTAGAGAACAAGCAAAAGACAAGTTCCAAACACAGAGGCTGAGCACAAGGTAGGGGCgagcttgttcttcatttattttcactttttactaGCTTGGGTCAACGCAAATCCTACACCAAATGTCAAGTCGTTTATTTCTTACTTTAATTGTGGTCGGCCATGCAGTGGAAGCTGGCGATCACATGCTGCATTAATTGTTGTCCCGTCTGTATATCTCCCTTGAATGGCAGCTCATTTTTCTCATGGTTTATTTGGCAGCATGAatctatccttttttttttaagtgaattCAATGTTCACGTGACAAAATCCAGCAGCTACCTTTCTAATTATTAACTCACGACTATTAACTCATAACGTATAGATGGTTGTAAATGTAGGCAAATTCTTTATGTCAGGCTTCTTATATACTTAATCTCTTTCACATCTGATAAAACTGTAGAAGTTATTTGTTTACCTAATGGAATAAGCTGGTTGAAATCAGTGGCAGAGGCGAACAATTTTAGATTCTCAAGATGCTAAATCTATATGAAGGTGCTAATTATTGAATgcagcaaaatgaaaaatcaataaattttgtGCGTTGGGGTGggcaaattaattatatatagcTTAGCAAACTGGTTCAAGTATGCAGTTAAGCGTTTAATTTGGAATTAGTTTAACAATGGTATGggagaaaaaatgacaaaattgtcTTCCACGCTCCTCCCCCAGTGGGGCCCAACCCTGGCTTTTTGTATCTGTACATACCACCATAGCTCTATGCCAGCGATTAGAACCACCGCTGGAGGTTCCAAACAGCTGTCCCCGCAATGGCCAATAGCTGTCACCGCCATAGCTCTATGCCAGCGATCATAAGCACCGCTGGAGGTCCCCAACAGGTCTCACCGCTGTAGATCTATGCCAGCGATCATAAGCACCGCTGGAGGTCCCCAACAGGTCTCACCGCTATAGATCTATGCCGGCGATTGAAACCGCCGCTATATGGCTGTCACCGCTATAGCTCTATACCGGCGAGTCTATACCGGCGATCAAAACCACCGTTACACGTAGCCAACTGCTGTCACCGCCATAGCTCTATGCCAGCGATCGAAATCACCGCTGGAAGTCCGCAACAGCTCTCACCGCTATAGATCTATGCCGGCGATTTAAACCACTGCTACAGGTACCCACCAAGTGTCACCGCCATAGCTCTATACCGGCGACATCAAACACCGCTGGAGGTTCCCGCCAGCTGTCACCGCTATAGCTTTATGCCGGCGATTCAAACCACCGCTACAGGTACTGTTGTCACCGCCATAGCTCTATCGCGGCGATGTCAAACACCGCTGGACGTTCCAAACAGCTGTCACCGCTTGCTCTATGCCAGCGATTTAAACCACCGCCCCAATACGGCGGTTGCTTCCACCGCTGGATGGAGGATGTAAAGTGACAGCCCATTCGTGATAACCCAAAAATCAACCTCACTTTCAGATATTTTCAATAAGtctaaaaccaacaaaaagaaacgAAAGTATGCTTTATGTCTTATGTTTTGGAGCATATATTGATGGGCGGGAATGCTGCGTTCGAGGGATTGCAATGTTCCCCACTGGGAATGCATCTTTGTTAACAAGCTTGTTGAGTAATACAAATTATGAAGTATGTTTTTTTACGTCACGCTGCTAGAATAATAATTCCATCAAATAGACCTACAGTTCTGGCCGTAAGTTTTCAATTGTACTTTTGTACATTAAACAGCTAACACAATCAGGCAAGCTACAACACCTAGCTTGGGCTTTCCAGCTTGTTTCCAAACCTTAGCACATACCCTCTTTGCGGCTGATTCACCTTATCACATCAAAGGTTTTTCTTGGGGTTATAACAGCAGAGGTTTTTCTCTGTGgcaatgttgttttttttgggaaatttcgagtaaataatttttttaaaaagaaaagggcttctacaagacataaaaaaacaactagaatattatgataaaaataatgttttaatcaCGATAAACAATgataaataatttagtttaagtttaaagtgTAATCCATGATATTAAcgtcaaaaaaaagaaaaacaaaaaacatgggaaaaaacacattaaatttgttttggtgaaaaaatcatgcttttttccatatttttttacCATCAACATCACCTTTTCTTCGGAACAAACAAGATATCTGTGATAATGGTGTAAACTTGGAAGTGTCAATCAAGGGACGGCAACTCTGCACTACTATGTTGTGACAAACGAAACTAACATCAAGGCCATGTAGTTTAATGACCAGCTGTGCACGTACTGTCAAGCTCTCAAGCAAACCATCACCACCTGAAATAAAGAATTCCTGCATAAATGACTAATAAAAGCTTTAAGCAAAACATACTTGTCAAGAAGTTCCTCCTTGACTGATAGAGAATTGATCATAGATTAAAATTGTACCAAAGTGAAATGAGATTTGGGAGCAACATGATTTGACAAACAAAGCCATGTAAACTTGATCGGAGGAACCTAATATTACTAAATAAGTATTTCAATTTAGGCAGATGGCTCTGATAAAACTAGTAAAAAGCCCATGCTTTCAAACAAAGCACCATACCATAGTAAGAACCCACACGAATTACCCAGACCTAGAACAACAGAAAAGATCATCAAATCAAAGGAACACCGTAACTTTGAGTTGACAATTGCCCAACATAGGTTGAACAGCCCATGCAAAAGAAGACATCTAATAGTCAAGTTTTGATGAACTTCGATGCAATGTCTGATTATAGCTCCTCACATATTATCTTTAGTAGTAATAACAGGTTGATTTCCAAATGGATTGGGAGTCCTCAAGCCCATAAGCAAAGAAAAACAGTTCCAACTTCAGGTTAAAACTTGGGAAATGAAATTGAGTTCTATAACTACTAGAAAATCTGCAAGGTACTCGTTTCCAAGTTGATGTACCACACAGTAGGAAAAAGTTGCATAGATGTACAACCAACCATTTTGAACAAAGGTGAACTTGTTTGTGCGCTAGAAGAAGACGTGACAAGATTGAATACAGTTAACTCAATCAGAACCAGATAACTCAGGTTTATTGTTGAGGCCTAAGACAGCTGAGGCACAACTCGAGACTCAAAACCCCACTAGCCATTCTTCATTGCATGTCTAACCATATAAACCATCAAATTCTCCAATGCTCCAGAGGAAATAATTAATGGTAAAAAAGATTACCTTTAACATTTCAAGATCTTTTTGGAAAAGCCTAGCATCACCTTGGAAAAAGATTCGCGATCGACCACCATCTAGAACTAGTACGTCCTGGCAAGAGTGGCACAATTTTGCGAACagaaattcctttttctttttcaagtacaCAAAAAATACAAGAGTTTCAGACCAGCGATGCATGACGAACCCCAGACACAAGCCTATCCCTAAGCAGCTCCACGATAATATCACAAAGTAACTCTCAATATTTAACTCTcatttgtagagagagagagtgtgtgtgtgtgtaaggaATGAGTGGAATCAGCTGGACAGCCTAGTCACAATTAtgatcaaatcttttttttgtaaaatcaaCTATGGATGTGATCTTGGTcaataaaacattataaatcCATCTACAAATGACATTGTAAGTGTGTGGCTAAGATTTATAGAAGTATAATAATCAACAGTTAAAGTTTTTAGCTTATAAAACTAATCTTGTATATCCAAAAACTACAATTTTTGTGTTGGTTTTTATAGTTTTAGACATGAAGAACACATCTATAtaattaagtttaaaaaattgtaCACAAAATGTGACTGGATGGACCACtcaacaactctctctctctatttctctctctctccccatatatgtgtgtatatatatatatatatatatatatatatatatatatatatatatatatatatatatatatatcaagttgAGCATCATTTCGTTGACGTCTTACAACTCATATTCATTATCAATATCCTCAATATCATCTATTGTTAACTCCTGAACTGGTGCTGAATGAAGGACTGTGACTTTGTAAGATTTGTCACAATAGTGCTGGCACTATATGAATAGGAACTAGAGGTGTGGACGGTGACGGAGGTGATCTTAACTGTTCTGCCCTAGTAAGTAAAACAGTTCTTCTGCTGAAGCGCCCTTCATTTACAAGCATAAAGATGATAAATGGCTGCATTATGCAAAAGAACACACAAATCAATCCAAAAGCTtccaaattgaaaaatgaataaaaagcaTTCCCCAAActatagaaaacaaaaagaacaagaaaatacgTAAAAAACTATGCAAATTTCAGTTATTGACAGACTGTGGGAGAAGCTTACCCTGGAAGGAAGTTTCATATCCATCAAAATGTAATAAACACCACAGAAAaagattgatttgaaaaaaatattgtagaagaaaagaaaatcaagacgGTCGCAGAACTAGTTATGTTTATTGACATGATCACTTCAAGACCAATGTAACACAGTCAGCGCTTAAGCCTGTCTAAATTGCTTTGTCAGCTTATTGGAAAATGAAGTagacatatacacacacatgcatgcacacataaaCACAAACATTActtatttgtttgcttgtttgttCAGAGATATGTTTGTCTACTTATCTACTTATAGGCACTTGTTAGTACATTTATCCATCAAAATACTTCATTTAAATGCTTCAAACAGATTGAGAAGCTACAAAAGACTACAAGTCAATTAATTAGAATATGGTCTAATTAGTGTACAAGTCGCTGGAAGGATGACTTTTTCATAATGGTCTCTGATTACTTTTGATAATTGCAGCACATCCCCTGTAACAAGAGCAAGTTCCTAAAAgctccaaaaaagaaaaaggaacaaccACCCTTCaagaagtttttttctttctcttatggCTGCAGAAGTTGAATCGGTATAAATCTTTTGTCACCTAACCTTTCTTGGCACAGTTGAGAACATAATCAATGCTGACTTGATCCAGTCCAACATCATCCAAAGAAACAGCACCAGTGGACATCACAACTCTCTTAATCAAGTTCCCAAATAAGATAAAATTCACAACCATTCGAACGCTGGATCAGCTCCAACTGTGATTACCTAAATTCACCAATCAATTAGAATACATGTTTTCCATCATCTAAAATTCCAACAACATAAACCATTACTACATGGGTTTGGGCTCCTGGTTTAGTGGACCCAACCCACCCCCTAATAGTTTTAGTTTCTCCCCTGAATGGTCAATGAACCAGGTCAATCTATTTTTTAGCTAGCATTCGTATCAATCCTTCAAGGTTTTTCATAATCTTAGATGTAGAATTAAACTTTCAATTTCATCTCCCTTAAAGCAGCATGTCTATGCGTATAAGACCCCaggtccaagtgttgaaccAGATACCAATTATAAGAATTCAGCCCACTCTCACATGGGCTCGAACTCCTGGCTTGGTAGATCCCCACCTGCCCCAGCAAATTCTGTTCCTTCCCAAAAGGGCTAGGAACAAGCACAATCTATCTCTTAGCAGCTTTATTATAAATCCTCTAAGATTTCTCATAATCATGCTCAATATCTTCCTGTATTTGACGATGTATGTTCATCAACAACCATCATATTCAGAAATACAATCACCGAGTCATTCTAAGCAGAGACTAACCTCAAAAAAATGGCAATGATAATCCTCCAAACGCTTATCAGCTCACTGCTTTATAGGTGACAAGACAGAATGCATAAATGTTAATTCTTGATTCCCTATTTCTCCTTCGATTGGAAACAGAGGCCtttcaaatataacttttccTGCATACTTCGCTGTTATTTTAGTGGAATCTTTCTTAGCATTTCAGTGGCATGTTGTAGAAGCCGTTGTTCACCAGTTATGATAAACTGTTATAACAAAAGCCAATATGAAAAGCATTACATTAGTTACAGTAGAATCAAAAAATGTGACAACAAAAGGAACGTCAATTGTTTCTAAATGTTTGCACAAAGAACAACAGGATTGataaaggtaaaagaaaaacacttcTCAGCAATTAATGTCATGCTTGAAAGTTTCATAATTCAAACTTCTCAAAGATAATAATATGGCTTCTCAGTATTCATGATAACAAATTCAATGTCACTAAAAATAGGGCctcataaaaatatgaattaaaacGGAGTatatttcttccattttctacAAAGCTTTggttgagaaaaagagaaagtcaaagaaAGAAACCTTCTTTCTAGaagtttcattttcaaaacatatcacaatgcaacaactTGGATAATGCAGAACACTCCCATAACTGCAACAAGTAGAtgcaaaaaaatcatttcaacaGAAGCAAAAGATATGTTACAAAGAGATACCTGCTGAAATAAGACCCAAACATAGCATATACCATGGATAGTCCTTGTGATTCCTAGAATTTGCCAGATTGATTTCAAGAGTTCAAGAATCTCCTACTTCCTGTGAAAACGAGATGAGAAATGAAATATTTGCAGTTAGTGTTGttcagccatctaaccattgcCAACGATTTCAGTATGAAGCAAACCTCACCAAGTTTGCCCTTGTCCAGTATGTCAAAAACACTAAATAGCAGCTTCTCATATACTTTAACATTGAGATGGTAACCATCTGCCGAGTGACAGACATCACCTGTTAGATCACCACGTGCAGGCATCTCAGCAAGTGCAAGGGAAATATCCCTCAGAGATCTGAGGCATTCACTCCTTTGTATTTCACCTGCAAAAGATGGAAGAACCTataatagagaaaataaaacagaataaGATAAAGCAAAAACGACTGCAAACGCATTGACCAATTGAATTTGGGAAAGGAGTAAATATCTCATGTATAAGTTAAAGAAAAGGCAAATAGTCAACTATGTAGAAGGTTATACCTCAGATTCTTCAACCTTTGCCAAAAGGACTGTCAAATCACTTGGTTTATACAAGTCCTTCTTCCAGTATATTTAACTAccaaagaaaacagaaaagcaaaAGTTGACTCGGAGCCTGGAAGAGAAGATCTTACAGCTACAGCTTGAAGAAGGATACAACTAGTGTTGTTATGGCCTGCCTGACTCAGCATTATGTATGTGATGGTTTGTACTAGACTTGACATTTCGCATGCAATTAATGTTGTTAGTAGATAGATCATCTCCTGAAAAGGCCATAGGCAAGCAGTGGAGTAGATTCTTAGATTCTTGAAGGATACATTAGAGACTTTGGTATGAACAGTGATAGCTTGGTTGGATATGTTGATTTCAGATTATGCAAGTAGCCTTGATAGGAGGAGATCACttatttgcttgattttctctctTGAAAGTTGTGCCATCAGTTGGGAAACTACTTTATAGTCTACTATTGTATTATCTACACAAAGGCCAAATATATAGCAATCATTGAggcaattaaaaaatgtatttggtTGAGGGGCATGTTATCTTAACTTTGTACAAGTCAAGAAAAATTGATTATTTATTACATAGTCAAAGTGTCATTCACTTGACCAAAGATTAGATGTATCATGAGATGACAAAACACATTGATGTCAGGTACTATTTTATTCGAAGAGATTTGTTAGGTGTACCTTGAACCCCACATAAGAGAATATTTTCCACATTTGAGTCTTTAATGAAATAAGTCTAATGATGTgagttatgaaaaaaaagggaaccatAAAGGCACTCTTCCTTTTACAAATTAGGGTCTGGGGGTTTATTTCTTGGgaaaaaagtgagaaagaaaagcagaaagaagCATTTTGGCTCGCCATTTACGAAAGGCTCCATCTTTGATTTAGAGGCTATTTCTTGAGGTATTTGCTTATATTTTcccttttgagagagagaaatgtattatctcattctcttcaGTTCCCTCTTTCTTGCTATTCCCTCTAGGGCATTGCCCGATTTGGGTCTTGAGGGATTTTACTGTATTGCCTCGTTGTAGCCTCTATTTGACTTTATTAATAGTAGAATCGTGCTCCTCCTTTGCCCATGGGTGTAAGCATATTGTCCAATCACGTATGTCTTGTATTAATGTGTTACTCTTGTTCCCTATGGttcaactttcttctttttttaataatttctatGGTGGATTATTGCGATCAGAAAACATAACCATTCCCACTTTTGGGTTGAGTTTTTATCAATCTTTTTTCCGCTCAcctacttttctctttttcttttcatttttcaagtgaATCCTAAAAAATATCGTTTTAAGTCTATAGAGAgaatgtgtgtgcatgcatctgtgtgtgtgtgtataactgAAATCAGCTGGCCACATTTATAGCcaaagatttatttttttgaaggaaaaacgGGTTGGAGGATCACCCCTATTCCATTAAAGTTGAAAGAATGaatgactaaaaaaaataacaaacgaGCAGCACAGACACTCAGTTCACCACCGCTCTTGTTCAGAGAGCAAGGATACCACTTCTACAGACAACCCTGATGTGAGCAGGCAGATTATGGCCCGTTGCAAATTTCTGCAGCGATGACTACCATGCTACACTATTAGATTTCAAGAATATACAAGAATTATCCTAAACTATTAGCggaaatatccaattcaaataagcAGTTTCCAAACTGGCCCCTCTATGATAGTTCTGCTCACCAAATCTTCTACTATTTACCAttggttttgaaaaaatccaTCGGGAAAGCCTTCATGCCCCAAAAAGTTATCCACCTTCTAGCCTATTACAGCCTGTCTGATCTCCTCTTCTGTCACTGGTTTAAGCAGATACTCATTGTCCTGATCAGAAACTAACATGCCAGGCCATAGATCTTCAAGCAGGGATCCTTTTGAGTCATCtgtagagaattttttttttaaatgattttttcaaatgatttgaATTTGCATGGGGTCATTAAATGAGCCCTCATCAATTGAAGTTTCAGCAAGCCTTCTCTTCTGAACCATCCTTTTCaccatagaaaggaaaaatctatTATTTCCATCTCTTGTCCAGTTGTCCTTAACCACTACACGTCGGACCTCTGCTTCCAATAGATCTCTTTTTCTTCCAGGGTCTTATTCAGCTCAGATCTgactttttcttccttctcaaacCAATGGTTTGAACCCCTATCATCAGAAAAATGAATATCATCCAGCGCTTTCTGCAAACGATCAACTTTTAGATCTACTTTTTCTAAAGCATTCCTTCTCCAGCGGCATAGACCCTTTCTTATTTTGTCCAGCTTCGCACATGGCTGCATCATAGGGCATCCCTTGTCTTCAACCTGCCATAATCTAGATATAATATTTTGGCAACTTAGGTGTTTGTCCCAGTGAAAGGAATATTTGAACACCTTCTTGCCAAACTCACGTTGAATCTGTGAAACAGAAAAATCCACCAACGCTGCATGATCAAAAGAGGCTCTAAAATCTCACCTTAACTTCAGTGATTCATCAAACATCTCAGCTCAAGTTTTATTGTAGAAGCATCAGTTGATTTTACTCATAACTACTCTGCGGACTTACGATGATTCAACCAAGCAAAAGAATCTTTCCCATCCATTAATTATTCTAGACCAACAAATTGGATGAAAGAATTGAAGGCCGTGCACGCCAAAAATGCCGAGGCCCTACCAACTTCTTAGAAGATTTTCTGACTGAATTAAAATCCCCCAAGATCAGCATTGGACTATGCCTGCCCGTCAACATAGCCGCCAACATAATTCACTGGCCATGTCTGACCCTAAAATCAGTATGCAAATAGACCCCAATGACATCAATCCTCTTCCCTCTTGTCTTTTCCATGAAGATACAATCCTTTCAATACAAATTAAACCGACAACTCAGAAATTTAAACTCATTTTTCTCCTAGGCACAACTAATCCTAGCCCATTTACCTTCTACCTCAACATGAGATtccatatcaaaatttgaaatcgCCTAAAAAAGCTTAACAGACACTCTTCAGTTAGcatcaaatcaaagaagaaaataatattagGATTCTCATGACTAACCAGATTCAGTCAGTTTGTTTGTGCAGCCTTACTGGACAATCCCCTGGCGTTCCATAATACCACTTTCATCCTTGATTAGAGATTAAAAGTTTGTCCCCTAGTGGTTAGATACCCCTATGATATTCTCCTCCCTCCTGCTAGGttgaatttcatattttgtcCCCCAGGCCAAACATTCAcctcttaattttctttcagaacATAATTATGATTCTTAgcatttcctttcttcttcaacataCTCAACTCCTTGTTAGCAAGAGGTTTCTTCCTGCTGGCTTTAGAATTCTTACTTTTGGAACTCTTATCTTGCACAACATGTACAACCATGTT harbors:
- the LOC116257813 gene encoding protein unc-13 homolog, with protein sequence MGDLGIEARKPLLGLSTSLEGKRRSKKKVLENEGEIQRSECLRSLRDISLALAEMPARGDLTGDVCHSADGYHLNVKVYEKLLFSVFDILDKGKLGSRRFLNS